The Mangifera indica cultivar Alphonso chromosome 12, CATAS_Mindica_2.1, whole genome shotgun sequence DNA window TAGATTGAGCAGCTGTTGCAATCATGGTTGAAAACCCTGCTATAGCATTCAATTGTTTGAGTAGGATATTGTTCATTTTGGCCATCATCAACATAATGTCAGATTCATATAAAAACCAGGTTATTATTCATACTTTCAGTATAGGAAACACTTGAATTGTTGAAGAAACTTCTTGTCAAAATTGGGGTCCAACCGAGTGGATATTGGTTTCACAGGAATTTGCTTTTGAGTTGACACAAATATTGTTCACCCAGAGCACACCTACCGTCAGACTAAATCATCAATATTTCTTGTCTTGACAATGAAACGCCAACCTAAAATAGGAGGTTAAAAGCtgtaaaataatacacaaatcTTTGCATTGCATGGATGTAATGTACCAATTAATCAGTTGTTGATGAGGTCCCCCATTGAATTGATTTCTCTCTCTGCAACCCAGTTGAAGAATTTAAGCCATAACCTCACTCTTGTTTTGAATTTTAGCCACCagaaaaaattatcttgaattGGGAAACTAGTAGAAAATGAGACAGCTGATTGCTATAGAAGCGGACCCTTGGTCATTTAAGGCTTCCCATGACTTGTATAATTGGCACTCCATTAATGTTATAGAATCAACTTCAGACCTAAATTTTCATAtgtttgataatatttcattaaaatgatTTGTATGCAACATTGCTCAATTACAAATCAACTCATCTGGCTAAAGCCAACTAGGAAGATATAATAACATTAACTGATAAGATCATATAATGCTTATGATATTAGCATTTAAAAGTTCCTGCAAACAAGTTTGATAAAATACTTCAACTGCCTACTATTAAATTTACTGTctgtattattatattactaCTCAGAAACCATCCACATATCCGCGCAAGCAAGAGGACACCAACTTTGGATCTTCAGCGATGGGAGAGGATTTTCTGCTCCAGCTGCAACACAAAACATTCCACACAAggaatatattaattagaacAAACAACTTCAGATTAATAACCATCCAATTTTCAATAACACAGCAATACAACATTAAAGTCACAGCAGTTTTGCAGAGGTTGGGGTTTTTGGAACCACTAAAAAAGGTTTCTTCTGATAAGGACAATTGACGACATAAAGAAAGAATTATCCCAAAATCCCTATTACTATAATATCTAATGCATTAGGGGATGACGTATGGACGTGACAGAAATGCTATAGAGATTACCTCATTAAAGCATAATGTTAAATGAGAAGCTTCTTTTCAGTTTAGAAGCATCATAAATGCCATCTTTATAACAAACTCGATATTTCAAAAAGTTATGCTTCTTCCAACTAAGATAATCAAATAATGCAAAAACTCGGCAGCTTAGACCAAAAAACAAACAGCAAACAACAAAATTGATGATGAACACAAATTATAACACGACAAAAATGGTAATAAAGATGGAATTATAAAAATGGTAACAAAATTGATGATAAAGTCAAATTGCACATGGCTTGCCATACGTTGTGGAATTTCCATCAATATTAGTTATATAGTAGAAATGTAGAACTGGTCATCAAAAAGGCAGCGCATATACAGTAAAGGGAATTAAAAGACTAGATTGCATTTAACTTTGAAGAAGCCGGTAATATGCTCACCCTGAGCAAATATACATGAGAGGGATATATCTCATGTTAAAAGCCTATTCTTAGAACACCATTCTATCCACCAAAACATCAGAAAATATATTGTGATTAAAAGAGCATAGTGAAAAAGGTCTATATGCAGGTAACAGATTCAAGTGACTAAGAGTACTTGTCATGTGAGAAGAGAGAAATCTGCCTATTGCACAATGCTAGTAAAtagtaaaatgaaaaaagaaaataaaaaacaggaAGCAACAAGGATATCATttattttcccaaaaaaaaaaaaaaaaaacctttccCCTTAATGCGTAAATATTAAGGCACAAGAGCTGACCATATTTGTTAGTGAGAGAAGATGCATACAAGACTGTCAACTCAAGCAAAGCTAAAGATCATACCAATAGCACTAGATTGAATGTAccttttcttatttattagcATCCAAGATCAAATATAACAtgtaaaaatgaagaaaatctaCTATTATATTTAACTATGCATATCCCCatgtatatgtattattaaaatttaaagaatccACATATTTACTTATATTCCAAAATACCTGAAGGACAGCGTCCAACCTTTCATTCAGCCGCATAAATTCATGTTTGATTGCATCTACAGCCACGACGCACCTATACATGATGGTATGGGAATTTAAAATccaaacaagaaagaaaaaatgagaagaaTAATTTTGTGTGCTATTAAATAAACTTTCATCTGAAatccaagtctcatactttACACTTGGAGTCCTAATACATGTCCACCAGAAATTTAAAgtaaaacaaaacaacatcatatatataaaataatcaacaaaaaaatcagtacaaatgaatgaataaaaaaCGGATGTCAAAAAGGTAGGAATATTAAACTAGAGATTGTATAAGCTAGGTTTGCCACTATGGAGCAATAATGTTCCCTCTCTTATAACTATATCGCTCTGGAAGCTAAATGGAGAGTCGAGGTAGAGGGGTGCAGGCATAACAAACATGCCATAAACGGACACTACAACATTTGGTTTGAGTGATTGGTGAGGAACTCTGGCTGTCTTGGAAATTTGTGCACATTAACTAGTCAAACATCTTTCAATCTTGGACAAAGTGATTAATGAATAAATTGCATTCTCTTAAAACAAGTGGAGCATTGAACAATCTGCATCCATTTGGTAGACTTCAATGACAGTTCCCCATTAATGTTATAAAACGTAGATAAACCTCTTGTCATATGATAAAACCTCATGTTTCACTCAAATTAAAGGATCTTTTCTTCCTCTATCCTCCCATTCTCCAAAACGAAATCACTACCTCCTTTACGTGTTAATTTATCATGAGACATGAAGAGAGAGGGAAGGAGATAAATGTCCctcttataataaataatgttttaatatatgTCCTTAAAGATCAATTAGCTACATTGTCTCCTACATTAATCATCTATACACTTGATTCAACATACATATACCGCAATGATGTTGGCCCCTTTATCTACTAAACTAAGGGATCTTCTTCCACCTCTTTTGATATTTTACCATCAACATCATTGTCAACACCTTCATGCAACATTGCTATTAGTGAAGGACACTCAACTGTAAAGAGATTTCAGAGATTTGCATTTAGAAATCAGTAAATAAGTATTCGACTAAATTAATTACTGCAGCACAGGATCCTAATACCAAGCAGTGGGAAACGAATAATAAGATAGTGACAGAATTTTATACTGTGCgtgagaaaaaaattcttacCGTTCCTTACATTTGTCAGTAACAGCTCGAAAAAGATCACCAGATGCAAGTGCTATTTGATGAGCACCAATGCTGGACCACCAAAAGAGCAAAAATGAATAACATAcctaacaatatatatatatatatatatatatatatatatatatatatatatatatatatatatatatatataaaataaaacaagcaTAAGCATCATCTACATTGAATAAAGGTATACAGAAAAATGTTAGGAGGTTGACTTATTTGTGCTATTCTATTGTGTGAAAAGCTTTACAAGGTAACTGAAGTATTTTGGTTCTGACATTGAAAAATCCTTTTATGTAGCTTAAATAATTGCAGACAACACTAGAGAATCTGCACTCCCTATCTGAAAatatcaaagtaaaaaaaaaattactaaaaaagaaaccaaaattgAAAGTAAAAACCGGAACACCAATTACTTTGTTGAATGAAGGACAACAATTACTCCAGAAATGCATACTGGGAACAAAATTAGACTCTTGATGTTAGAATGACCCTCATttcataaattgttttttatgcaTGTCGGAgactaaaaaaattcaatattaaattagccttaaatatttgatttatatgaaaCAAATGCATGACCCAACCACCTCTGGAAGTAAAAACTGCAATTCATGCAATGTTTCAACATCAGACAAACTAAacgacaaaaaagaaaaacacctAATAGTTAGTCCGAGATCATTTTAGCACCACGTGCAAGTAAAATATAAGTTGATCGGAAACATTCTTAAAAAACAATCATTAAGCATATTCTCTATATAATGGACAAAAAAACGTAAAGAGGAATTAAGTATAACTTGATCAGAAGATCCTCTAAAGTCGGCCATAATACATTTTCTATATTtgtcaaacttaaataaatacatttCCACGTCTCAAATTATTACACAGGTACGTAAGCAAACTGCTACGTTACCAAGATGATGCTCCTTTTATCTTCATGCATAGTTCTTCCAGGATATGAAAATCCACAACAGGTTTCTCCCTGCAAGGAAATtaattacaaacaaaataaatacaataatttaaaaaaaaaaaaaaaaactgaaacacCATAGTATTGACATTGGAATATACAAAATTCGGATCAACTCTCTTATAGTGGTTCGGGTATCAGAGCAGAAGGTTGGTATCAACTCAGCAAAAAAGAAAGGGCCATTAGACTCCTTCAACGTACGAATCATTCGAAAACGAGGGTTCACCAAACCCTGCATCATAAAACTATTTGATTAACTAATGCAAAACATAATCATCTCCTAACACATGCTAGAGCCATGGAGGACTTCtacaaagaaaaacaatcaacatataaaagaTTTTATCCATCCCTGTAAAAGAACTTGAAACATACCAATCAACATCCATTATATGCAACATTAAAACATCATAGTTCAGACACGAATTAGTTAACAATAAGCTATGTAGAAAAATGAGAATCATTTCATACATGTTTGCAGGCCAAAAAAATCAAGGGAACCATAAAGGATCCTGTTCACACCAGTCACTCTCACAAAGCTGTCAAGTAAATTCcaatcttctttcttctttatctttcatCATTTTACCATAAAGTAATTCAGCAGAAAATCATCATAcaaaaaacttataaatgaGACTCTTAATGCCCCTATAAATCTTTTAAGCACTCATTTTTTCTAAGCATACAcatcatcaaactttgaaaaacgaATTTCCTCATCTACTTTcaagaaaaatgttagtttcattttaattttcttaaacatAAATATACTAATTTCCGTATAAATTACAGTactacataaaattaaaacctaaTCTTTTAGttataaacatgaaaaataaaatactccATAATTTCCGACCATCAACCTCAAACAAAAACATCAAATGCACATAATGATGGTCTAGGATATCTCAAAACAGAAAAGGAACGAACTTGTTCCTCCATGGAGCTGATAATTCCAAGGAGCTTCTTGTTCAAAATCTCCTTTTCATTCGCCATTGATCACCTAAGCAGAGAAACAATTCGAGCAAAGAAATAATTTTGCCAGTGTGGTCTGGTTGGTGAGTTGTAAAAGAGTGCCAGAAGAGAGAACGCACATATGGAAAGAAGTTACAGATAGTAAATGCTTCTGAGTCTGCATCCACTTCtttgaagaaaatgacaaaaaaatttgaaaaaagcaaACAAACCATCTCATTGTTTCTCTTTCTGTGCGTTGTTTCTGCGGGgctgaatgaaaaaaaaaagcgcAAGCACCCTGAATTTGCGAAATGGAAACCTGCTAGTTTTGGTTACTTTGATACCTGTCACTTGTCATCTATGGAGTTTTGAAGACGGGAAATATCTACTAAGCCAACAGAGTCCGGTTTTGTACGCCTCAAATACTttattaaattactttaaataccatatgtattaaatttgatgataaaaaattaaaaagctgtattattattttccattttaagtttaaaaatttattctttttcttttaaatcttaaaagaaaactatttttgaattaatttattaaaattaattcccttaaataaatattataatataagatataaatatccgtgttattttttaaattttatttgagacaaataaaaaaagataactaatcaaaaaccaataaaacaatttattatttaatttctaagtcattatttctcttcaaatctttttatatttatgtaaaatgatGCTTGGATCATACCTTATCTATAGTTTCAAAGGCAATTTCATTGTCACTGTTATTAAGTGTTTTCTAACAACCAAGAAactagaaaaggaaaataagaaaaacgaaaaataaaaattgtaccATTATAAATgcaattttgttatatattatatatggtaTAAGTAATAGAATTaacttttcttattaaaaaaaatagtttaaatatatttaactgtgttttatgttattaatttaaaaaataatattatctctatttattttgaatatataaatatatatttcatcatataatcgaatattattttatttttaatttaaagttatttaattatataataatatatatataattttattataatttaaatgagGTTAATTAATCATCCTCAGAATTAATGATTCGATTAAGCCTAAGCAATAGGCTTATGAAATTTGAGTTTCTAAAAATTCGAAATATGAACATACTTGGtaccaaatttatttatttgttataaatcaCTTAAGTGGGCCATGGTTGGTAATATTGAAGCCCAATTTTAGGTCCCTGGGTTACAGGCTATCGCAGGTTCTCTCCATTCACTCAAAATTcagcaacaaaaaaaattaacactcAAAGCTCTTTCCACTTACactctcaaattaaaaaataatagaacatTTGTTTATGTTGTACATTTAATGAACAAATCCTCCCCACCAATATTTATGTAATCAATTTGTCACTTCTTACCTCTGCATCTAagaatgtttatattttcaaatataatttttccatTCTTCAACGAATTCACTTATAAGTGTTATTgtctttgaatttgaaatttctttatGCTAGAAATACTCAATAGAATTATCAGTACTAGTTTTGGTAGCAACAAAATCTTGATATGCAGCTGGTCGGGGGACATATGGCGGTTTCGCACATCTCAACAGTGCCCAATTGACCCCGTtgaaaaattgatgatgctTGATGGATGCAGCCCCCATAATGGATCCCATTCGCTTGTTTGAGTCTTTTACAAGAAGTTGTGTGATCAAGTCCTTGGCAGGTCCAGGCACAGATGGTTCTTTAGGGAACTCGAGGGCTCGAGCCACAATATTAGCCAAGGTTAACTCATGGTCAGTACCCTTAAATGGTGTTGTTCCATAGAACATTTCAAATATGAATATTCCCAATGTCCACCAATCCACTGCATTACCGTGACCTTCACTTGATACAATCTCTGGGGCTAGATACTCATGGGTTCCAACAAAAGACATTGATCTTACATCAACTGGCTCAGCAATTATTTCAAGGCTCCCACGGTTTCTTAATCTCTTTTTTCGTTTATTACGTTTTGGGTGAAAACATGAGACAACTGGCACCATGCAATTGGGTATGATGCATGAAGAATTGTTATATGGAGATGGATCGACAGGATAATCAATAAGTTGATCGTTGATTGGCGGGTTATGATCAGAAACAACCTGAACCGTGGATGTTGAGTCTTCACTTTTTAAAGAGAGATCAAAATCTGTCAACATGATGTGACCGTCAGATCTTACGAGTACATTTTCAGGCTTCAGATCACGGTAAACTATCCCCATCATGTGTAGGTACTCCAGAGCAACAACTACTTCTGAAgcataaaacctaaaaaataaacaacGAAAATTATAGTCCAAGCCCATGCGTAATAACGAAAAACAGCGCGTGACGAAAACTTTTAATGACATCACGTAAAATTACTTTCAAGtacaaaataatgataaagaaaaagtgaaaaatatgtGAGACCCATTAATTAAAGGATAATTTCATTGTCCCTTTGACCAAATCCCATATGGTCTTCTTACTTACGAACAGGATATTCTTaagaaattacaattttaccatAATAATTTCCGAAATCTAAAATGGTCAAattatttggaaaataaaaaaagtaaaaaaaaaagggtaatattGACAGATTACGATTATCTCAAATcctaattcaaaataaaataaaaagaattagaGATTGGCAGATTGTGATATAGTTACCATTTTgaattattgaagaaaaaaaaagggcaaattAGAAATTTCCTAGAATGTTTAAGATTACAAAAAGTTCATCGAAAAACATAGAAGGGAAATCTATTATAATATCTAGAATTTGTAAAGATGATTGATTAACTCTCACTTTAGAAACTAATTAAgctaaatattattcaattacatatattaatatctttctaattatcaaattcaatatccttaaattttctatttttatttaaaaaatagataatgtcGCTTATTCTAAAGCGATAAAatgcaaatttcaaattatgatCCAGTGCACAACCGACTCACCAAAAGCGATGTGGACTCTATATCGTGGCCGTTCAAGAGAcatattttataagattaacCCATCAGACCCCACATGCAATGATAATTAAACGCGCCCACTCATAATAATCATGCATCATTCTTCATTACACACGctctctttaaataaaaaattttaattattttgttaaaatattatctaattttgaaaaaaaaaaattcagtaagATAGGATTATTGATTCAGTACTTCACTGACACGCACCTGACTGCGGATTCTGAGAATCTTTTCTCCGGCTGCCGTTGGCGGAGAACATGCAGATCACCGCCGGGACAGAACTCAGTCAACAGGCACGACCACCGTGGACAATCCAACGTGGCATACAGAGTTGGCAAGAAAGGATGATCGATCATTTCCAGAATTTCCCTTTCTATCCTCGCCctattttctttgtttcgaCTCACGACCTCTTTCTTGTCCATGACTTTAGCGGCGAACAGGCAGCCGGTGGCTGCGTGCTTGAGCTCCACGAGGTATACGCTGCCGATGTCGCCGCTTCCGAGGCGGTGGACGAAGCGGAGGTCGCTTAACGTGAGTGCATTAGGGTTTGTAGAGGTTGCGCGGTGAATTGCATGCCAGTACTGGTCTTTGCATGGCGGCGCGTGTTGTTGTTTGGCGGTGGTGGTAGAGGAGGAGGTTGTGCTTGAGATTGTTGTTGTACTTGTCCAAGTTGTGGCTTCTGAGCCTGAGCTTGCACTACGTTTCAGTTCTTGTGCATTGGTAACGGTGGTGGTGGAAGTGAAGCTGAGATTGTCGGGATCGTCGGATGCATCATCGGCGCATGGTTGCATGGTGGTAGAGGAGCTGCCCTTGCTGGAGGGGAGCGGAGAAAAGTGGAGCGTTTGCAGAAATTGAGAGTGAGAATAGAGTGGGAAGGAGAGGATTTTTGAAGGAAGAGTGGTGCAGGGCCGGCAAAATAATAATTGGCCATGTGGCAAGATTTTGTATAATGTGGGCCCACGTAGGGGCCAGAAACTTCAGACAAATTCTTCCTATGTATTTTCTCGATACTTAACAGtaggaaaaaacataaataatttttaatattaatttatttaaaggagtttaatatataagaatattcaattataaattttaaccatttttaatAAGCCCAAAAGAATCCCTCctctataattaaaaagataatatcaatttCACCCCatttaatattgaaatgaaCACTTTAAgcttaattagatttattttttttccaattttaaccCCCATTTTCccaaatttcttaattttaacttatcttCTCTTCTTCATATTCCTGTCAAGTTttcaatagttttaatattatattgtcatcaaacaaacaaatgtttaaaataaaacaaaaggcTTCAATGATCATGAACATTTAGGATGaggttattaaaatttagggttagggtttagtcatgattcaatatgaaaaattacCATTAAGGTTAAATTTGTGAAAACAAAGATTAATTTAGAAGTAGAGGGTGAACATACTAAAAATCAATTCCATAATTTTAACTAGCATTGAGATAAAGgtatttggaaaaatattaaacaaattcattttACAAGGAAATTTTCCACAAGTGTTGAGTATTTCTTTGAAGAGAAATGAAATTAactgtttttcttttaattaaattattaataatgtcgGGGTAAGTTATTGAAATCACAATCATATAGGTGACATGAAAGGGAAAGATATTGTATTTGACTAACTTATTATGGTAAGAAAAAttgtacatttttttaataataaggtCAAGTCATCTCCTAGCTGTCATCTCATCAGGCATGATCTGTTAATCCCGAGTAGCAAAATCTCTGGATTTTCCTTCACTTTTTTTGGGATTTGATGAAGGAGATCAGTAGGTAATCAAGAGTATAATTACAGCATGTTGAAAAGCCTATCTGTGACCGTTTTCAGAAGGCAAGGCATGCTTTGTAGATCATTGTATATATTCATACCACTTCATctcttttaatcaattttaaccTAATATCTCTTTCTATACACTTTATTTACAAAACAAGAAGTTTTTCTGATAATGAAAACATCTTATTTGAGCCAAATTACTCATTCAAAGTAAAATCAACCACaccataaattcaaaacaaaaatggttgAATATTACGatcttttagaaaaaaaaacagtaaataaTGACTTTGACCATTCAAATGCACATGGTTTATGAGAATAATATTGGAAGCAAAGAAGTCATGTTAAAAATCTTTGAATAcacaatatgtagttttcaatcTTATAGTTCACAATAGTTTTTTATAAGTCAAGAATCTATAAACCATCATGCAATCTTTCATTATCCTTTTGGCAGCAATATTCATTTGATCTATGTCAGATCTTTGTTTACTGAGAAAGGACCAAGTCCTAATAAAGCACCAAGGGAAAACATACTATGTTTCAAGAGAATTTTTTGTCCTTTAATGCTTGTAAGTTCCAGAGGCCAGCTTGAACATGAGATCACTATTGTTGAATGCTGTAACTATCTGGCTTCAGCCGTGGGCTTACCTGTTGTCCAAACGACAATCATGAACAAGCTGCTAGACAAGAAATCACAAATTAGATGATGCTAACATATGGAAGAAGCTTGACCATAGCACTTACCGTTTCAAACCAACCTGTCACTTTGCATCGTTATGCTTAATCAGCCCAAATTCCTGAAAAAAGTTGAGTCTAATGCATGAaatgtttcaataaaaaatgaattcatgTCTCATGCCATAAATTTTCTTCCCAAGAGTTGTGATCTTTTTATATGATAGGAATCGGAGTGTGTCCTTAATTTGAAGCCAAGATTTCATCTTCAATACACACTCTAAACCCCACCGTGAAAAGTGGGTAAGCTACAAACCCGAACCCCACTATAAGAAGTGGGTAAGACATCAAGTAAGAAGGTAACTTTCAGCAATCCCACCAGAGAAAGTGGATATGGGATGTTACAACCCACCAGATAAAACATCAAGAACCTTATCAACAGTGCAAAATATGGTTGAAATGAGGCAAATAATGTTATCTATTATGTACCATCGTTTCAAGAGCTATGTTATTCCTAAATCAGAATAAATAATCTTTACAAAATAATGCTATGATACAAGAATAAGGACTATGTAGCCGTTTCAGATAAATTAGGAGAATTCCTACAGTGTCTTAGGTGGACTTAAACTCATATGACATATATAGGTTTTGTTCGGATTCTTCTGTCTGTGATTTCTCCTTGGATTGGCACTGATCATACAAGAGAAAGTGTTGACCGGCTCAGAATCCTCagttaactaaaattttagcaGCAGTTCCATCTGCAAGCAGAAGCTTTGCCACAAGGAATGAAGCAATTGACCAGTTCTGGAACGGGTGTGATTGTCTTCCATCGCATGTTGCTCTTTTGGTGTCATAACATTCAGGCCACTTGTCACGTGCTATGCATTTTTCAGCTACCTGAACAGCTTTTGCAGCAATTTCTGGTCTATTCATCTTACTGCACGCAACGGTAAGCTGCAAGATGCCACTtgaatgtgttataaatattcTGGATATCAGTCGATAAATAGTTCTATCCCTCATTTATTACCATGTTATGTATTAATCATAAGAGGCATATACAAACATAAAAATCGAAAGGATGAAGTATGCTGACCATAGACTGCTCAGATGTGCGCAAATCCTATATAGCACCTCCTGAACATTTGTAGGGTGACATAGCTACGTAAATGAAATTGTTGCCGCTAATATGGTTTGGAAAATAAATGCAAACAAGAATGCAGGATTATCAGAGTTCCtgagttttatttatattttgtaatttagaTCTGGGTTTCTTGGACAAATGGACTGGTAATTTCTTACTAATACTCATTAACATTTTCTTGGATGCCtcttgaaaaatatagaaagacAACTCAGCCGAAGTCTATTTCTATGGTTCTTCCCTCCatcttcatttgtttttataCTCTTAATCTAATTTCTTCTTATGcttgttattttatcttcttaTGTTACAACTATGACTTTCCAAAGACTCCAATATTAATGATGTTGTCATTTAGTTCTCCATTTATTTACTACTATCAATATTCTTTTATCTCCAAAACAGTAATTCCATTTTCCGTCAGAGTACGCAACTTCAACTAACCTGCCAGAGTAGAGTTGGCCAAGAACCACCATTGTGATAGGACCAAGGCCCACATAGAAAAGAAGAGTAAAACAATGACATCATGATAATGTCAagtaaatcaagaaaaataataaaacactgACTAGATCAAGTTGGATATATTTACATGTTCTTAGGATCACTGCCTGTGATAATTTGCCACTCCTGACCTTCAAGGGCAGGATAACATATCTTCAATGGCATGTCTGCTACTAAATCTGACCATTTAGTTTCAATGAGATCCAATACGGCATGCAAAGTGGTCTGCAGTGGCAAGACTGCTGACAACAGACCACAGGTTTCCTAGAGAAAAGAAACGGAAATCAATGTGAGCTGGCTGCAAGTTTCTAATTAGATAGCCACCTTACTGGGCATCCACTCCAACCATGGAGAAATCTAATCTGGGTATATGTTAAACCTATTAACTGCAACATATGAGTACTCTTCAGTCTTGCATCAGTAAATCTCCTTCTATTTTCTAATATCAATCCAATAATACTCTCTGATGTGGAGGGAAAGAGCTACCAGATATCAGCTGATCCATACTCAGAAGCCAGCATCTCATGTACATAAAATAATGCTGAAAAAAACAGTGCCTAAAAGAATAAATTCCTCATATGGAATCAGACTAGGCTCTAATTATCAGACAAGAAAAAAGCACATCTGACATTACCCCACAATATGGCACTAACATTATCAACCACAACATCATATTCAAACTTGTCAACCCAAATACAAAAATAGCAACCTTGGTCTACATAGAGATATCTATTAGGTTCCACCATAATGGGAAAACAAGTATAATAGATGCCTTGGTAAACAACCTTGAAACTGTTGCTGTCCAGATACTTTTCCCTAACATCTAAGTCCCTATGATTTAACAAAAGACTTTCTTACAAAATGTCATGTTAAATCTTGCAGCCTAG harbors:
- the LOC123193611 gene encoding uncharacterized protein LOC123193611 isoform X2: MGLVNPRFRMIRTLKESNGPFFFAELIPTFCSDTRTTIRELIRILEKPVVDFHILEELCMKIKGASSCIGAHQIALASGDLFRAVTDKCKERCVVAVDAIKHEFMRLNERLDAVLQLEQKILSHR
- the LOC123193611 gene encoding uncharacterized protein LOC123193611 isoform X1 encodes the protein MANEKEILNKKLLGIISSMEEQGLVNPRFRMIRTLKESNGPFFFAELIPTFCSDTRTTIRELIRILEKPVVDFHILEELCMKIKGASSCIGAHQIALASGDLFRAVTDKCKERCVVAVDAIKHEFMRLNERLDAVLQLEQKILSHR
- the LOC123192639 gene encoding serine/threonine-protein kinase D6PKL2-like: MQPCADDASDDPDNLSFTSTTTVTNAQELKRSASSGSEATTWTSTTTISSTTSSSTTTAKQQHAPPCKDQYWHAIHRATSTNPNALTLSDLRFVHRLGSGDIGSVYLVELKHAATGCLFAAKVMDKKEVVSRNKENRARIEREILEMIDHPFLPTLYATLDCPRWSCLLTEFCPGGDLHVLRQRQPEKRFSESAVRFYASEVVVALEYLHMMGIVYRDLKPENVLVRSDGHIMLTDFDLSLKSEDSTSTVQVVSDHNPPINDQLIDYPVDPSPYNNSSCIIPNCMVPVVSCFHPKRNKRKKRLRNRGSLEIIAEPVDVRSMSFVGTHEYLAPEIVSSEGHGNAVDWWTLGIFIFEMFYGTTPFKGTDHELTLANIVARALEFPKEPSVPGPAKDLITQLLVKDSNKRMGSIMGAASIKHHQFFNGVNWALLRCAKPPYVPRPAAYQDFVATKTSTDNSIEYF
- the LOC123192160 gene encoding uncharacterized protein LOC123192160 isoform X4, translating into MDCHSPGQGLMPASFKVILFLWMVMILQQNYWIPTLGRQKLTVLHQLTLEYGGLYYNGHLKNAQETCGLLSAVLPLQTTLHAVLDLIETKWSDLVADMPLKICYPALEGQEWQIITGSDPKNMLVEVAYSDGKWNYCFGDKRILIVVNKWRTK
- the LOC123192160 gene encoding neutral/alkaline invertase 3, chloroplastic-like isoform X2, giving the protein MEKSWEKTMDCHSPGQGLMPASFKVILFLWMVMILQQNYWIPTLGRQKLTVLHQLTLEYGGLYYNGHLKNAQETCGLLSAVLPLQTTLHAVLDLIETKWSDLVADMPLKICYPALEGQEWQIITGSDPKNMLVEVAYSDGKWNYCFGDKRILIVVNKWRTK
- the LOC123192160 gene encoding neutral/alkaline invertase 3, chloroplastic-like isoform X1, which gives rise to MCLLLSRHLFLMSQSWEKTMDCHSPGQGLMPASFKVILFLWMVMILQQNYWIPTLGRQKLTVLHQLTLEYGGLYYNGHLKNAQETCGLLSAVLPLQTTLHAVLDLIETKWSDLVADMPLKICYPALEGQEWQIITGSDPKNMLVEVAYSDGKWNYCFGDKRILIVVNKWRTK